A region from the Aeromicrobium choanae genome encodes:
- a CDS encoding N(5)-(carboxyethyl)ornithine synthase, giving the protein MAESAAASPRTSSTPLLIGLLAQSRKENEHRLPVHPRHLEDIAPELRPFVQLEQGYGKDFGVTDAELAPLVGRIASREELIAGCDVIVLPKVQAEDLAQMREGQTVWGWPHCVQDAALTQVAIDRRLTLIAFEAMNHWTEDGRFALHVFHKNNELAGYCSVLHALQLAGRTGDYGRRMKATVIGFGATARGAVTALNAHGISEVHVLTHRDVAAVGSPIHGTQIVQLERGGEGDDPEDLWAQTPDGMVPVAEFLADNDVIVNCVLQNPDAPLTFLGEGDLASIAAGTIVVDVSCDEAMGFSWARPTTFDEPTFTVGDNVLYYAVDHSPSLLWDSATWEISAALLPHLETVMEGPAGWDATTVVSRAIEIRDGVVVNPAILSFQQRAEAYPHPALAG; this is encoded by the coding sequence ATGGCCGAGTCGGCCGCCGCATCGCCCCGCACGTCCTCCACGCCCCTCCTCATCGGTCTCCTGGCCCAGTCCCGCAAGGAGAACGAGCACCGGCTGCCGGTCCACCCGCGACACCTCGAGGACATCGCGCCGGAGCTGCGCCCGTTCGTCCAGCTCGAGCAGGGGTACGGGAAGGACTTCGGGGTCACGGACGCCGAGCTGGCGCCCCTCGTCGGGCGGATCGCCTCCCGTGAGGAGCTGATCGCCGGCTGCGACGTCATCGTGCTGCCCAAGGTCCAGGCCGAGGACCTGGCGCAGATGCGCGAGGGGCAGACCGTCTGGGGCTGGCCGCACTGCGTGCAGGACGCCGCTCTGACGCAGGTGGCGATCGACCGTCGCCTGACGCTCATCGCCTTCGAGGCCATGAACCACTGGACCGAGGACGGCCGGTTCGCGCTGCACGTCTTCCACAAGAACAACGAGCTGGCCGGGTACTGCTCGGTGCTGCACGCGCTGCAGCTCGCCGGCCGCACGGGCGACTACGGGCGCCGGATGAAGGCCACCGTCATCGGCTTCGGTGCCACGGCGCGTGGCGCCGTCACGGCCCTCAACGCGCACGGCATCAGCGAGGTCCACGTGCTCACCCACCGTGACGTCGCCGCCGTCGGCTCGCCGATCCACGGCACGCAGATCGTGCAGCTCGAGCGCGGGGGCGAGGGCGACGACCCCGAGGACCTCTGGGCCCAGACGCCGGACGGCATGGTGCCGGTGGCCGAGTTCCTGGCCGACAACGACGTCATCGTGAACTGCGTCCTGCAGAACCCCGACGCGCCGCTGACCTTCCTCGGCGAGGGTGATCTCGCCTCGATCGCGGCCGGCACGATCGTGGTCGACGTGTCGTGCGACGAGGCGATGGGCTTCAGCTGGGCCAGGCCCACCACGTTCGACGAGCCGACGTTCACGGTGGGCGACAACGTCCTGTACTACGCCGTCGACCACAGCCCCTCGCTGTTGTGGGACTCCGCGACGTGGGAGATCAGCGCGGCGCTGCTGCCCCACCTCGAGACGGTCATGGAGGGCCCCGCCGGCTGGGACGCCACGACGGTCGTCTCCCGGGCGATCGAGATCCGCGACGGCGTCGTGGTGAACCCGGCGATCCTGTCATTCCAGCAGCGCGCCGAGGCTTACCCGCACCCGGCGCTGGCTGGCTGA
- a CDS encoding LuxR C-terminal-related transcriptional regulator, with translation MSVLTVLVVDDHAMFRTGVRAELERLGSGRVEVVGEAEDVDTAVAAISALRPDVVLLDVHLPGGGGPEVIRRAGATVTFLALSVSDAAEDVIGVIRAGARGYVTKNISAPELLDAIERVAGGDAVFSPRLAGFVLDAFAGTIAVAQVDEDLDRLTEREREVMRLIARGYAYKEVAKELFISVKTVETHVSSVLRKLQLSSRHELTRWANDRRLI, from the coding sequence ATGAGTGTCCTGACCGTGCTGGTCGTCGACGACCACGCGATGTTCCGCACCGGAGTCCGTGCCGAGCTGGAGCGGCTCGGCAGCGGCCGCGTGGAGGTGGTCGGCGAGGCCGAGGACGTCGACACGGCGGTCGCCGCCATCTCCGCCCTGCGCCCCGACGTGGTCCTGCTCGACGTGCACCTGCCGGGGGGCGGCGGCCCGGAGGTCATCCGGCGCGCGGGCGCGACCGTGACCTTCCTGGCGCTCTCCGTCAGCGACGCCGCCGAGGACGTCATCGGGGTCATCCGCGCCGGCGCCCGCGGCTACGTCACCAAGAACATCTCGGCACCGGAGCTGCTCGACGCGATCGAGCGGGTGGCCGGCGGCGACGCCGTGTTCAGCCCGCGCCTCGCCGGCTTCGTGCTCGACGCGTTCGCCGGGACCATCGCCGTGGCCCAGGTCGACGAGGACCTCGACCGGCTCACCGAGCGTGAGCGCGAGGTCATGCGCCTCATCGCGCGCGGCTACGCCTACAAGGAGGTCGCGAAGGAGCTGTTCATCTCCGTCAAGACCGTCGAGACCCACGTCTCCAGCGTCCTGCGCAAGCTTCAGCTCTCGAGCCGCCACGAGCTCACCCGCTGGGCCAACGACCGCCGGCTGATCTGA
- a CDS encoding ATP-binding protein yields MTTAASDAAGTGRRAGDGYRRAYRPADARIVAGVSAGLAEHLGLPVVWVRVGFVVATFVHGTGLLAYLLLWWFLPLQAPVDDSPGLASARRRGLRGASGGPSRREVVQSVAIGAIGLGALGLMALAGGWLQGWMLPLLLVVTGVALVWRIFDDATWNSWLRQTRGPAFAVRLLVGVSLIGLGAIYVLTVNRGWSAAVDFAAALAIAVVGLVLILGPWILGLWTDLGEERRERIRSQERADVAAHLHDSVLQTLALLQKNADDPAAVATLARRQERELRDWLYGRQDETATFATALRDLAAEVEANHRVPVEVVTVGDALPDEGLRALLAATGEAVVNAAKHSGADRVDVYAERVTAEHGDRIEVFVRDRGTGFDPAAVPDDRLGVRGSIIGRAERHGGTARVRSTPETGTEVALTMPVSNGDKEKS; encoded by the coding sequence ATGACGACCGCCGCCTCCGACGCTGCCGGCACCGGCCGTCGCGCGGGCGACGGCTATCGCCGGGCGTACCGCCCCGCGGACGCGCGCATCGTGGCTGGCGTCAGCGCGGGCCTGGCCGAGCACCTCGGCCTGCCCGTGGTGTGGGTGCGCGTCGGCTTCGTCGTGGCGACGTTCGTCCACGGCACGGGCCTGCTGGCCTACCTCCTGCTGTGGTGGTTCCTGCCCCTGCAGGCGCCGGTGGACGACTCCCCCGGCCTGGCCTCGGCCCGGCGACGCGGACTCCGCGGTGCGTCGGGCGGCCCGTCACGACGCGAGGTCGTCCAGAGCGTCGCGATCGGGGCGATCGGTCTCGGCGCCCTCGGGCTGATGGCACTGGCCGGCGGCTGGCTCCAGGGCTGGATGCTGCCGCTGCTGCTGGTCGTCACCGGCGTGGCGCTGGTGTGGCGGATCTTCGACGACGCGACCTGGAACTCCTGGCTGCGCCAGACGCGCGGGCCGGCGTTCGCGGTCCGCCTTCTCGTGGGCGTGTCGCTCATCGGCCTGGGCGCCATCTACGTCCTCACCGTCAACCGTGGCTGGTCGGCCGCCGTCGACTTCGCCGCCGCGCTGGCGATCGCCGTGGTCGGCCTCGTGCTGATCCTCGGACCCTGGATCCTCGGCCTCTGGACCGACCTCGGCGAGGAGCGACGCGAGCGGATCCGCTCGCAGGAGCGCGCCGACGTCGCCGCCCACCTGCACGACTCCGTGCTGCAGACCCTGGCCCTGCTGCAAAAGAACGCCGACGACCCGGCCGCGGTCGCCACCCTCGCGCGCCGGCAGGAGCGCGAGCTGCGCGACTGGCTCTACGGACGCCAGGACGAGACCGCCACGTTCGCCACCGCCCTGCGCGACCTCGCCGCCGAGGTCGAGGCGAACCACCGCGTCCCGGTCGAGGTCGTCACGGTGGGCGACGCGCTCCCCGACGAGGGCCTGCGGGCCCTGCTCGCCGCCACCGGGGAGGCGGTCGTCAACGCCGCCAAGCACTCGGGCGCCGACCGCGTCGACGTCTACGCCGAGCGCGTCACCGCGGAGCACGGCGACCGCATCGAGGTCTTCGTCCGCGACCGCGGCACGGGCTTCGACCCGGCCGCGGTGCCCGACGACCGGCTCGGCGTGCGCGGCTCGATCATCGGCCGCGCCGAGCGCCACGGTGGCACCGCACGCGTCCGCAGCACCCCCGAGACCGGCACCGAGGTCGCCCTGACCATGCCGGTCTCGAACGGCGACAAGGAGAAGTCATGA
- a CDS encoding PspC domain-containing protein, giving the protein MSSPTSGSQLDALRRSTGDKLLGGISGGVARALNIDPVIVRIGFVVLTVAGFAGPILYGACWLLIPAEGSERSVLGEAFDLKSDSQLRSIGLIVAGIIALAAVLGDTAWGFGGWFWWPVWTLVWLAVPVAIAVLVWRLVTRSRHQGSPPQFAPPPPYQPGPSAEAFAASGEATTTSLTGDDEMTTPLMPDASDTGEHTAEHTAVLHEPGPPGQPPGPPPTPVMPPARPRQRWSPALLLLTLSAIIAAMGALGLWSIVQEPLDAAIYPAVALGIVAAGLFVGTRIGHPGALVPLGVLLIPVLAVASVAPNLSAGDIDLRPTTAAAIAEPIEQGFGRVQVDLTSIQDPQTLTGRTLEIENGVGETLVVVPEGLDVAVETRLSAGGRIEVFDRVADGQNPSLDRPSDAPGAYRIVINGTAGEIQVVRR; this is encoded by the coding sequence ATGAGTTCTCCCACCTCCGGCTCCCAGCTGGACGCGCTGCGGCGCTCCACCGGCGACAAGCTGCTCGGCGGCATCTCGGGCGGCGTCGCGCGAGCCCTCAACATCGACCCCGTCATCGTGCGGATCGGCTTCGTGGTCCTGACCGTCGCCGGCTTCGCCGGACCGATCCTCTACGGAGCCTGCTGGCTGCTCATCCCCGCCGAGGGCTCCGAGCGCAGCGTGCTGGGCGAGGCCTTCGACCTGAAGTCCGACTCGCAGCTGCGGTCCATCGGACTGATCGTCGCCGGCATCATCGCGCTCGCCGCGGTCCTCGGCGACACCGCATGGGGCTTCGGCGGCTGGTTCTGGTGGCCGGTGTGGACCCTGGTGTGGCTCGCCGTCCCGGTGGCCATCGCCGTCCTCGTGTGGCGGCTCGTGACCCGGTCACGACACCAAGGGTCCCCGCCGCAGTTCGCACCGCCCCCGCCCTACCAGCCGGGACCGTCCGCCGAGGCCTTCGCCGCCTCCGGCGAGGCGACCACCACGTCCCTGACAGGAGACGACGAGATGACCACCCCCCTCATGCCCGACGCGTCGGACACCGGCGAGCACACGGCCGAGCACACGGCCGTGCTGCACGAGCCGGGCCCTCCCGGGCAGCCCCCGGGCCCCCCGCCCACCCCGGTGATGCCGCCCGCCCGCCCCCGCCAGCGCTGGTCGCCGGCGCTCCTGCTCCTGACCCTGTCGGCGATCATCGCCGCGATGGGCGCCCTCGGCCTCTGGTCGATCGTCCAGGAGCCGCTCGACGCCGCGATCTACCCGGCCGTCGCGCTGGGCATCGTCGCCGCCGGCCTGTTCGTCGGCACGAGGATCGGCCACCCGGGGGCTCTCGTGCCGCTCGGCGTGCTGCTGATCCCCGTCCTGGCGGTCGCCTCCGTGGCACCCAACCTCTCGGCCGGTGACATCGACCTGCGGCCCACCACGGCCGCCGCGATCGCCGAGCCCATCGAGCAGGGCTTCGGCCGGGTCCAGGTGGACCTGACCTCCATCCAGGACCCGCAGACGCTCACCGGGCGGACGCTCGAGATCGAGAACGGCGTCGGCGAGACCCTCGTGGTGGTGCCCGAGGGCCTGGACGTCGCGGTCGAGACCCGGCTCTCCGCCGGAGGACGCATCGAGGTCTTCGACCGCGTCGCCGACGGGCAGAACCCCTCACTCGACAGGCCCTCCGACGCCCCCGGGGCCTATCGCATCGTGATCAACGGCACGGCGGGCGAGATCCAGGTGGTCCGTCGATGA
- a CDS encoding PspC domain-containing protein, producing the protein MNPTPGPKKLTRSTTDKWLGGVCGGLAEYTGVDATLIRIITVVLIVVGIGTTLLVYLAAWLLMPQAQVSQVWGPPTTDGPPAPPPPSQ; encoded by the coding sequence ATGAACCCCACCCCCGGACCCAAGAAGCTCACCCGCAGCACCACCGACAAGTGGCTCGGCGGCGTGTGCGGCGGGCTGGCCGAGTACACCGGCGTCGACGCCACGCTGATCCGCATCATCACCGTGGTGCTGATCGTGGTCGGCATCGGCACGACGCTCCTGGTCTACCTCGCCGCGTGGCTGCTGATGCCGCAGGCGCAGGTCAGCCAGGTGTGGGGCCCGCCGACGACAGATGGGCCGCCCGCGCCGCCACCGCCGTCGCAGTGA
- a CDS encoding glycerophosphodiester phosphodiesterase family protein, with amino-acid sequence MTASLVAEPVVIAHRGVPGSRLEHTRPSYLLGIEQGADYIEPDVVATKDGALVVRHENEIGGTTDVAGRAEFAHLRTTKFIDGMPLTGWFAEDFTLEEIKTLRTRERLPRLRPQNLPLQGTEPVLTLDEVIDIAEAENARRGPDAEPIGVYVETKHPTYFRSIGLDLNDRLLEVLDRRGLNREGAKVVIQSMETANLRALRDRTPLPLVQLMERLGAPYDLASTYDPRDYAALTAPAELARIAEYAQGIGPNKSLVIARARDHTLLDATGLVRDAHEAGLFVHIWTMRNENNFLPRQMRTGGDKADPGDATAELLAFYAAGVDGVFSDFTATAVAARAAHLSSAGPTPG; translated from the coding sequence ATGACCGCCTCGCTCGTCGCAGAGCCCGTCGTCATCGCCCACCGCGGGGTCCCCGGATCGCGCCTCGAGCACACCCGGCCCTCCTACCTGCTCGGGATCGAGCAGGGCGCCGACTACATCGAGCCCGACGTGGTGGCCACGAAGGACGGCGCCCTGGTCGTCCGCCACGAGAACGAGATCGGCGGCACCACCGATGTCGCGGGCCGCGCCGAGTTCGCGCACCTGCGGACGACCAAGTTCATCGACGGGATGCCGCTGACCGGCTGGTTCGCGGAGGACTTCACGCTCGAGGAGATCAAGACCCTGCGCACGCGTGAGCGCCTCCCCCGGCTGCGCCCGCAGAACCTGCCCCTCCAGGGCACCGAGCCGGTCCTGACCCTCGACGAGGTCATCGACATCGCCGAGGCGGAGAACGCGCGCCGCGGCCCGGACGCGGAGCCGATCGGGGTCTACGTCGAGACCAAGCACCCGACGTACTTCCGGTCGATCGGGCTGGACCTCAACGACCGGCTCCTGGAGGTGCTCGACCGGCGCGGGCTCAACCGCGAGGGCGCGAAGGTCGTCATCCAGTCGATGGAGACGGCGAACCTCAGGGCCCTGCGCGACCGGACGCCCCTGCCGCTCGTGCAGCTCATGGAGCGACTCGGTGCCCCCTACGACCTCGCGTCCACGTACGACCCGCGCGACTACGCAGCCCTGACCGCCCCGGCCGAGCTCGCGAGGATCGCGGAGTACGCCCAGGGCATCGGCCCGAACAAGAGCCTCGTCATCGCGCGGGCCCGTGACCACACCCTGCTCGACGCGACCGGCCTCGTGCGCGATGCCCACGAGGCCGGCCTGTTCGTCCACATCTGGACGATGCGCAACGAGAACAACTTCCTGCCCCGGCAGATGCGCACCGGCGGGGACAAGGCCGACCCCGGCGACGCGACGGCCGAGCTGCTGGCCTTCTACGCCGCCGGGGTCGACGGGGTGTTCTCGGACTTCACTGCGACGGCGGTGGCGGCGCGGGCGGCCCATCTGTCGTCGGCGGGCCCCACACCTGGCTGA
- a CDS encoding gamma-glutamyltransferase, giving the protein MTSVAIAAPNTAAAEAGEAIVRAGGNAIDAALAAAFVAMVNEVGLVSASAGGFLTIQPPDGSAPVTIDGWMDTPGRGCPDRFGQGTWDVVTDYGGGVTITVGPGSVATHGAIAAFGEAHRRWGHLPWSELLAPAIDVARGGFRLSAASRYYLSYVHDTIFGWDDASRAAVHDAQGRVAEDHLVVPHLADSFERIARHGPQELYTGELGHAVAEDVLARGGILGPDDLAAYAPVVRPALTARMEGWTLGTNPPPAVGGVSVAAMLRLMAGHGLTDTEHLLRVQRRVLGERLRTFDHTDDLDRDAAAFLDLIDRDGIAALESGSTAHVSTADAEGTACSVTISSGYSSGMIARETGIWLNNCLGEQELNPRGLHGLPPGSRLLSNMAPTVGRHVDGGVLSIGSPGADRITTAIVQALTGLVEDGLTLQEAIDHPRLHVHRAGTEDEEIKVEDPDHLSMYFGGVSGAMSTAEGTLVAAADPRRDGATRVVGRLR; this is encoded by the coding sequence GTGACCAGCGTTGCGATCGCCGCCCCGAACACCGCCGCGGCGGAGGCGGGCGAGGCGATCGTCCGGGCCGGGGGCAACGCGATCGACGCCGCACTGGCGGCCGCGTTCGTCGCGATGGTGAACGAGGTCGGCCTCGTGTCGGCCAGCGCCGGCGGGTTCCTGACGATCCAGCCGCCCGACGGCTCGGCGCCCGTGACGATCGACGGCTGGATGGACACCCCCGGGCGCGGCTGCCCCGACCGGTTCGGGCAGGGCACGTGGGACGTCGTCACCGACTACGGCGGCGGCGTCACGATCACCGTCGGGCCCGGCTCGGTGGCCACGCACGGCGCGATCGCAGCCTTCGGCGAGGCTCACCGCCGCTGGGGCCACCTGCCCTGGTCCGAGCTGCTCGCCCCGGCGATCGACGTGGCCCGCGGCGGGTTCCGGCTCAGCGCCGCCTCCCGCTACTACCTCTCCTACGTGCACGACACGATCTTCGGGTGGGACGACGCGAGCCGCGCCGCCGTGCACGACGCCCAGGGTCGCGTCGCCGAAGACCACCTCGTCGTGCCGCATCTCGCCGACTCGTTCGAGCGCATCGCGCGCCACGGCCCGCAGGAGCTCTACACCGGCGAGCTCGGGCATGCGGTCGCCGAGGACGTGCTCGCCCGCGGCGGCATCCTCGGCCCCGACGACCTCGCGGCCTACGCGCCCGTCGTGCGCCCCGCACTGACCGCGCGCATGGAGGGCTGGACCCTGGGCACCAACCCGCCTCCGGCCGTGGGCGGCGTGAGCGTGGCCGCGATGCTGCGCCTCATGGCGGGGCACGGCCTGACCGACACCGAGCACCTCCTCCGCGTCCAGCGCCGGGTGCTGGGTGAGCGGCTGCGGACCTTCGACCACACCGACGACCTCGACCGCGACGCTGCGGCGTTCCTCGACCTGATCGACCGCGACGGCATCGCCGCACTCGAGTCCGGATCGACAGCCCATGTCTCCACCGCCGACGCCGAGGGCACGGCCTGCTCGGTGACGATCTCGTCGGGCTACAGCTCGGGAATGATCGCCCGCGAGACCGGGATCTGGCTCAACAACTGCCTCGGCGAGCAGGAGCTGAACCCGCGAGGCCTGCACGGCCTGCCGCCCGGCTCGCGCCTGCTGTCGAACATGGCTCCCACCGTCGGGCGTCACGTCGACGGAGGCGTCCTGTCCATCGGCTCGCCCGGCGCCGACCGCATCACGACCGCGATCGTGCAGGCGCTGACCGGGCTCGTCGAGGACGGCCTGACCCTCCAGGAGGCCATCGACCACCCCCGCCTGCACGTGCACCGGGCCGGCACGGAGGACGAGGAGATCAAGGTCGAGGACCCCGACCACCTGTCGATGTACTTCGGCGGTGTCTCGGGTGCCATGTCCACCGCCGAGGGCACGCTCGTCGCGGCGGCGGACCCGCGTCGCGACGGTGCCACCCGGGTCGTCGGTCGCCTACGCTGA
- a CDS encoding dihydrofolate reductase family protein, with product MTRFVFNTAATLDGFLADTDHSLSWLFAVEGGTPDAPEHADPFAAFLASIGVTVLGSSTYEWLLRETSALEKPEAWPDAMSGKPAFLFTSRDLPVPAGADLTVVSGDVRDHLDAIRSRAGDLDVWLMGGGDLVGQFDDAGALDEVQVSVAPATLGAGQPLLPRRLGPDRLHLTDVDRRGQFAHLTYAVGRD from the coding sequence GTGACCCGCTTCGTCTTCAACACCGCCGCCACGCTCGACGGATTCCTCGCCGACACCGACCACAGCCTCAGCTGGCTCTTCGCCGTCGAGGGCGGCACCCCCGACGCTCCCGAGCACGCCGACCCGTTCGCCGCGTTCCTCGCCTCGATCGGCGTCACCGTGCTCGGCTCCTCGACGTACGAGTGGCTGCTCCGCGAGACCAGCGCGCTGGAGAAGCCCGAGGCGTGGCCCGATGCGATGTCGGGCAAGCCGGCCTTCCTGTTCACCTCGCGTGACCTGCCCGTGCCCGCCGGCGCCGACCTGACCGTCGTGTCGGGCGACGTCCGCGACCACCTCGACGCGATCCGCTCACGCGCCGGCGACCTCGACGTGTGGCTGATGGGTGGCGGCGACCTGGTGGGCCAGTTCGACGACGCGGGCGCCCTCGACGAGGTGCAGGTGAGCGTCGCGCCGGCCACCCTCGGCGCGGGACAGCCTCTCCTCCCCCGCCGGCTCGGACCCGACCGCCTCCACCTCACCGACGTCGACCGCCGCGGCCAGTTCGCCCACTTGACCTACGCCGTCGGGCGGGACTGA
- a CDS encoding MFS transporter translates to MTSTRTEPTARARHVGLALLALALGGFAIGTTEFVTMGLLPDVAESIDRDIPTTGHIISAYALGVVVGAPLIVSLAARMPKRALLLWLLAGLGVGNALTAVASGYLPVLLARFVAGLPHGAYFGVASLVAASLVPAGRRGRAVSMVMMGLSVATVAGVPASTWLGQAVSWRAAYALVVVIAAVAALLVLAFVPHLPGDPSATIRSELGALREPAVIAAFATGVVGFGGIFAMYSYIAPIVTDVVDLPSSVIPVFLLVFGLGSVSGTWIAGRLADWDNVRQVIGGLGATVVVLLAFYELASFAPAALLCVFLVGALGSVVAIGLQIRLMSAAGDAQMLGAALNHASLNIANGLGAWLGGLVIAAGAGYAAPALVGVALAAAGLVAFLVGLRVAPVRTPVHA, encoded by the coding sequence GTGACCTCGACACGCACCGAACCGACCGCCCGGGCCCGCCACGTCGGCCTGGCCCTGCTGGCCCTGGCCCTGGGCGGCTTCGCGATCGGCACGACCGAGTTCGTGACGATGGGCCTGCTGCCCGACGTCGCCGAGAGCATCGACCGCGACATCCCCACGACCGGCCACATCATCTCCGCGTACGCCCTCGGCGTCGTCGTGGGCGCCCCCCTGATCGTGTCGCTCGCAGCGCGGATGCCGAAGCGCGCGCTGCTGCTGTGGCTGCTGGCGGGCCTGGGCGTGGGCAACGCCCTCACGGCCGTCGCGAGCGGGTACCTCCCGGTCCTGCTCGCCCGCTTCGTCGCCGGGCTGCCCCACGGTGCCTACTTCGGCGTGGCGTCGCTCGTGGCCGCGTCCCTCGTGCCGGCCGGCCGGCGGGGGCGCGCCGTGAGCATGGTGATGATGGGCCTCTCCGTGGCCACGGTGGCCGGCGTCCCCGCCAGCACGTGGCTCGGACAGGCGGTCTCGTGGCGGGCCGCCTATGCGCTGGTCGTGGTCATCGCCGCGGTCGCCGCGCTCCTCGTGCTCGCCTTCGTGCCGCACCTTCCGGGTGACCCCTCGGCCACGATCCGCAGCGAGCTCGGCGCCCTGCGCGAGCCCGCGGTGATCGCCGCCTTCGCCACCGGGGTGGTCGGCTTCGGCGGGATCTTCGCGATGTACAGCTACATCGCACCGATCGTGACCGACGTGGTGGACCTGCCGTCCTCGGTGATCCCGGTGTTCCTGCTGGTCTTCGGCCTGGGCTCGGTCAGCGGCACCTGGATCGCCGGCCGCCTGGCCGACTGGGACAACGTCCGCCAGGTCATCGGCGGGCTGGGCGCCACGGTCGTCGTGCTGCTGGCCTTCTACGAGCTCGCCTCGTTCGCGCCCGCGGCGCTGCTGTGCGTGTTCCTCGTCGGTGCACTCGGCAGCGTCGTCGCGATCGGCCTGCAGATCCGGCTGATGTCCGCGGCGGGCGACGCCCAGATGCTCGGCGCCGCGCTCAACCACGCCAGCCTCAACATCGCGAACGGCCTGGGCGCCTGGCTCGGCGGGCTCGTGATCGCCGCGGGTGCCGGCTATGCGGCCCCGGCGCTGGTGGGCGTCGCGCTCGCCGCCGCGGGACTGGTGGCGTTCCTCGTGGGGCTCAGGGTCGCGCCGGTGCGGACCCCCGTGCACGCCTGA
- a CDS encoding sulfate/molybdate ABC transporter ATP-binding protein, giving the protein MSIEISQVNKNFGDFVALEGIDLSIPTGQLTALLGPSGGGKSTLLRIIAGLEDADSGRVEIEGVDATRLPAQKRNVGFVFQHYAAFKHMTVARNIAFGLEIRKRPKAEIAAKVDEMLELVHLGQFRDRLPSQLSGGQRQRMALARALAIEPTVLLLDEPFGALDAKVRKELRDWLRRLHDEVHVTTVFVTHDQEEALEVADSIVVINDGRIEQVGSPDELYDAPATDFVLSFLGPVTRLGDLQIRPHDIEVSVTPRTDAVRGRITRWTRIGFEVRLDVTPSEGQQPPVQVTVTRAEARTLGLQHGDEVWLNPAAGAQAIRATNDTLHLSTEPQLGVTV; this is encoded by the coding sequence ATGAGCATCGAGATCTCGCAGGTGAACAAGAACTTCGGCGACTTCGTCGCACTGGAGGGCATCGACCTGTCCATCCCCACCGGGCAGCTGACCGCCCTGCTGGGACCCAGCGGCGGCGGCAAGTCCACCCTGCTGCGCATCATCGCCGGCCTCGAGGACGCCGACTCCGGTCGCGTCGAGATCGAGGGCGTCGACGCCACGCGGCTGCCGGCGCAGAAGCGCAACGTGGGCTTCGTGTTCCAGCACTACGCCGCGTTCAAGCACATGACCGTGGCGAGGAACATCGCGTTCGGCCTCGAGATCCGCAAGCGGCCCAAGGCCGAGATCGCCGCCAAGGTCGACGAGATGCTCGAGCTCGTGCACCTGGGCCAGTTCCGCGACCGGCTGCCCTCGCAGCTCTCGGGTGGCCAGCGCCAGCGCATGGCCCTGGCGCGCGCCCTGGCGATCGAGCCCACCGTGCTGCTGCTCGACGAGCCGTTCGGCGCGCTCGACGCGAAGGTCCGCAAGGAGCTGCGCGACTGGCTGCGCCGCCTGCACGACGAGGTGCACGTGACCACGGTCTTCGTCACCCACGACCAGGAGGAGGCCCTCGAGGTCGCCGACTCCATCGTGGTGATCAACGACGGCCGCATCGAGCAGGTGGGGTCGCCGGACGAGCTCTACGACGCGCCCGCCACCGACTTCGTGCTGAGCTTCCTCGGCCCGGTCACCCGGCTCGGCGACCTGCAGATCCGCCCCCACGACATCGAGGTCTCGGTGACGCCGCGCACGGACGCCGTGCGCGGCCGCATCACGCGCTGGACCCGCATCGGCTTCGAGGTCCGGCTGGACGTGACGCCCAGCGAGGGACAGCAGCCGCCCGTGCAGGTCACGGTGACCCGCGCGGAGGCCCGGACCCTCGGCCTGCAACACGGCGACGAAGTGTGGCTGAACCCCGCGGCGGGAGCGCAGGCGATCCGCGCCACGAACGACACGCTCCACCTCTCGACGGAGCCGCAACTCGGGGTTACAGTGTGA